A genome region from Phycisphaerales bacterium includes the following:
- a CDS encoding 50S ribosomal protein L34 — MHYPRRVSRIKKARQSGFRARMKTKSGRRIINSKRRVGRKVS, encoded by the coding sequence ATGCATTACCCAAGACGAGTGAGCCGCATCAAGAAGGCTCGACAATCCGGTTTCCGGGCACGCATGAAGACCAAGTCTGGCCGTCGCATTATCAATAGTAAACGACGCGTTGGCCGCAAAGTCTCCTAA